The following proteins are encoded in a genomic region of Pungitius pungitius chromosome 17, fPunPun2.1, whole genome shotgun sequence:
- the sdc2 gene encoding syndecan-2 encodes MRSVWIILTLGLAVFLSGERIADAAKTSSQADDLYLDDVGSGGYYPEDDDDFNSGSGSGGAEEVVDEKVNVSVVYIEPKAAEPTKDATKDFTPKVETPTLSESKPRKPVRTEAPVPVTEETQRNQMTSTTSAPGAPQDPIEVRTENLFQRTEVLAAVIAGGVIGFLFAIFLILLLVYRMRKKDEGSYDLGERKPSGAAYQKAPTKEFYA; translated from the exons ATAGCAGACGCGGCCAAGACGTCCTCTCAGGCCGATGACTTGTACCTGGACGACGTGGGCTCAGGAGGTTACTACCCCGAGGACGATGACGACTTCAACTCGGGGTCCGGCTCAG GTGGagcggaggaggtggtggatgaAAAGGTGAATGTCAGTGTGGTTTATATCGAGCCCAAAGCAGCGGAGCCCACCAAGGACGCCACCAAAGATTTCACGCCCAAGGTGGAGACGCCAACGCTCAGTGAGAGCAAGCCCAGGAAACCCGTCAGAACAGAG GCCCCGGTGCCCGTTACAGAGGAGACGCAGAGGAACCAGATGACTAGTACGACTAGTGCCCCCGGCGCACCCCAGGACCCCATCGAGGTCCGCACCGAGAACCTCTTCCAGAGGACGGAGGTGCTGGCAG CTGTTATTGCAGGCGGCGTGATCGGCTTCCTGTTTGccatcttcctcatcctcctcctggtgTACCGCATGAGGAAGAAGGACGAGGGCAGCTACGACCTGGGAGAGAGGAAGCCCTCCGGCGCCGCCTACCAGAAGGCCCCAACCAAGGAGTTTTatgcatga